GTCGGTGGTGGTTCTCGTGACCGCGATGGCGGCTTAACAAGTAAAGAATTCTCTGTTGTTGCGGGTTATCAAATGGATAAAGGTAACATTACTTTTGCATTTGATCATCAAGATCGTCAAGGTATTGCAGATGCAGACCGTGACTTTACTGCACCATGGATGGAAGACTTAAATGGTGACGGCGTTATTCAAGCATATTCTGAGACAGATGGCTGGAGTTATTATGGCGCAAGCGTAAAAGGTCCTGATGGAATTTATCAGCCATCTCCGCTTTGTGGTGATTTAGCTGCTGAATATGGTGATAATGTATTTAAACAAGTGCGCGGTGACGATGCATTTGGCGCGGGTTCAGATTTGTGTATGTATGCATATGGTAATGTGTCATATAACAAAGCCTCTACAGAGCGTAATACAGTATATGTAGATGCCAACTATGAAGTTGCAGAAGACGTAGAGTGGTTTGGTCGTGTAATGGTTACACAAAATAACTCTTTCGGTCGTTATGCTCCTCCAGCTGCGCCTTGGAACAATATGGCTGCAGATAACCCACATAACCCATTTGATGTAGAAGCAAAAGGTTATTTTCGTTGGGTTGGTATTGGTACTCGTGATGGTAACGTAGATGATTATAACCAAGATTACCTAACAGGTTTACGCGGTACAATCAGTGCGCTAAATGATGCCGAGTGGGAAGTTTATTACCACCACAACATCGCCGATAATAAGTCTATCGGTGAGTACTACTTAAGCTATTCTGGTCTTGCTTATAACCAAGCTAACGGTATCGACTTAGGTTCAGAAGCTGGCATCAATAACATGAAAGCGACTACTTTGACTCAAGGTAGTGCGACATTTGATCAATATAACGCTGGTATTGGCTTTGATGCGTTTGAATTACCAGGTGGTGCAGCAGCGCATTACGTCGGAGTAGAATATTTTGACCAACAGTTTAGCGAAGTATATGACGCACAGTCAGAAGCTGGCTTAATTGGTGGTAGTGCGGGTAACTCTGCTGCTGGTGATCGTCAAGTATGGGCAATGTTCTACGAAGCGGTATTACCGTTAACTGATGACATTGAATTAAACCTTGCAGCTCGTTACGATGATTACAGCGATTTTGGCGATAACATTGCTCCTAAAGCAGCAATTCGCTGGCAAGCACTTGAGAACGTTGTAGTTCGTGCATCGTACTCAGAAGCATTCCGTGCACCAGCATTGGATCAACTATTTGCCGCAACGACTTACAGTGCTGCTGATGGTATCGATAAGCCATATTGTGAATCTACTGGTACACCTTGTAGTGAAAGACAGTTTGACACGTATATTAGTGCTAACAAGGATCTTGGTCCTGAAACTTCAGAGTATATTAACTTTGGTGTAGCATGGGATATCGTTGATAATATCGGCTTAAAAGTTGATTATTTCAACCTGAACATTGACGATGTAATTGCTCAACGTTCAATTACTAGTGTTATGACTGGTATTAATGAAGGTACGTTAGCTCCTGGTAATACATTCTATGTAAAACGTGATCCTGCATCTGCTGGCCAAAGTATTGGTGCTGCTTATGAAATTGGTACCGGTTATAGCAATGCTAATACCTTAGAAATTTCAGGTATCGATGTTGCCTTAAACGCCAAGTTTGAAACTAATATTGGTGACATAGGCTTTAACTGGACAAATAGCTTCGTTCTTGATTATATCGAAGAAGTTGACGGCGGTGCAGATTCTCGTGATACATCTGGTTGGAATGGTCAACCAGACTTCAAGTCAGTGTTAACTACCAACTACAATATGGGTAATCATAGCGTATCTTGGAACATGAATTACACCTCATCTACATACTACTTTGAAGATGATGCTTCGAAAGGAGAATTGGATTCATGGTTAATTCATAACTTAAGTTATGTTTATGATGCAGGTAACTATGGTTCAATCTTATTAGGTATTAATAACTTAACAGATGAAGACCCAGTGCTTTCACCAGATGGTAAGTTTGAGAACCCTGATTTGTATAATAACTACGGTCGTGAATATCGTGCAAGTTATACTCTTAAGTTCTAAATTCTAATTACAAATTAATTAGATATAAGAAAGGCTCCTTCGGGAGCCTTTTTAGTTAGCGAGTATTTAGCAATATATTACAATTAATTGAGGAGATAAGATGAATAATCACTGGAGTGAATATTGGCAACAAGGGCACACTACTTCATTCGGTGAAGCATTATCAGGTAATTATGAAGGTGTCTTAAAAAATGTTTGGCAACCAATATTTAACAGCCTACCTAAAGGTTTTTTAGTCGTCGACGTTGGTACAGGTAATGGCTCATTGCCGCTTTTGTTACGCGATGAATTATCAGCAAGTGAACTAAC
This region of Shewanella livingstonensis genomic DNA includes:
- a CDS encoding TonB-dependent receptor → MHKNVLAKSVRLALISGAAAAAFASPAVFAADEDGAKVERIEVTGSRIKRSDLEGASPITTITTEDMKMEGNFTVADALRNSNLNSFGSFSERSGSSAQSQATINLRGAGSSRTLVLIDGKRFPGSPTLGGASANLNAIPMAAVERIEILTDGASSTYGSDAIAGVVNIIMKKNYQGIEFNVGGGSRDRDGGLTSKEFSVVAGYQMDKGNITFAFDHQDRQGIADADRDFTAPWMEDLNGDGVIQAYSETDGWSYYGASVKGPDGIYQPSPLCGDLAAEYGDNVFKQVRGDDAFGAGSDLCMYAYGNVSYNKASTERNTVYVDANYEVAEDVEWFGRVMVTQNNSFGRYAPPAAPWNNMAADNPHNPFDVEAKGYFRWVGIGTRDGNVDDYNQDYLTGLRGTISALNDAEWEVYYHHNIADNKSIGEYYLSYSGLAYNQANGIDLGSEAGINNMKATTLTQGSATFDQYNAGIGFDAFELPGGAAAHYVGVEYFDQQFSEVYDAQSEAGLIGGSAGNSAAGDRQVWAMFYEAVLPLTDDIELNLAARYDDYSDFGDNIAPKAAIRWQALENVVVRASYSEAFRAPALDQLFAATTYSAADGIDKPYCESTGTPCSERQFDTYISANKDLGPETSEYINFGVAWDIVDNIGLKVDYFNLNIDDVIAQRSITSVMTGINEGTLAPGNTFYVKRDPASAGQSIGAAYEIGTGYSNANTLEISGIDVALNAKFETNIGDIGFNWTNSFVLDYIEEVDGGADSRDTSGWNGQPDFKSVLTTNYNMGNHSVSWNMNYTSSTYYFEDDASKGELDSWLIHNLSYVYDAGNYGSILLGINNLTDEDPVLSPDGKFENPDLYNNYGREYRASYTLKF